One window from the genome of Oncorhynchus gorbuscha isolate QuinsamMale2020 ecotype Even-year linkage group LG14, OgorEven_v1.0, whole genome shotgun sequence encodes:
- the LOC123995828 gene encoding peroxisomal succinyl-coenzyme A thioesterase-like: MSIPPSLPICGCFCLVFFYRCLSTMVGTFLLLSVQPMRGLVDEKIQVVVRNLPPALSVTLHSLHHSEDNDFWEAFGHYTSDGQGMVTVAKDASLGGTYEGAEPMGLLWSMQPVPGSRTGLRLRKMDVLTPMVVHISVYSGHMTEGFSKQSPLATVVTERWYMAPGVCRIDIREHGVQGTLFLPPGPGPFPGVLDMWGGGGGLVEYRSGLLASHGFVSMALEYLSHDKNRTSDIESKTYFEKAFRIVQEHPLVMKDRVALFGLSLGVSIALNLAAYSKDISPRCCVCISGSHIHRVNQAFSKLFRKMNKDRYKIRFDEEGRLVGRDIILPIPTDLGEKVDMGRIKCPLMLVVGEDDQNLATVESAKDMTQMMCAAGNEHLLTILQYPDAGHLIEPPYAPHFRASNFIMQQTRQKVMVLWGGYTKPHADAQEDFWEKSLSFLRQHLYPSPDSVPKAKL; encoded by the exons ATGTCAATCCCACCATCTTTACCAATATGCGGTTGTTTCTGTCTTGTCTTTTTCTACAGGTGTTTGTCCACCATGGTTGGGACTTTCCTGCTTCTATCAGTGCAGCCAATGCGGGGGCTCGTGGATGAGAAGATCCAGGTAGTTGTGAGGAATTTACCTCCAGCGCTCTCGGTGACACTGCATTCCCTTCATCACTCTGAGGATAATGACTTTTGGGAGGCATTCGGCCATTACACCAGCGACGGCCAAGGCATGGTGACAG TTGCTAAGGATGCCAGTCTTGGAGGAACATATGAAGGAGCAGAGCCCATGGGTCTACTGTGGAGCATGCAGCCTGTTCCAGGCAGTCGGACAGGCCTCAG gttgAGAAAGATGGATGTCCTCACTCCTATGGTGGTACACATCTCTGTGTACAGTGGGCACATGACTGAGGGCTTCAGCAAGCAGTCTCCTCTAGCGACCGTTGTCACAGAACGATGGTACATGGCACCGGGTGTGTGCAGAATTGACATCAGGGAACATGGAGTTCAAGGGACCCTCTTTTTACCCCCAGGTCCTGGACCCTTCCCTGGGGTGTTGGATatgtggggagggggtggggggctgGTGGAGTACCGCTCTGGCCTCCTGGCGTCACACGGTTTTGTTTCCATGGCGCTAGAGTACCTTTCCCATGACAAGAACAGAACCTCAGACATCGAATCAAAAACCTACTTTGAG AAAGCGTTCAGGATTGTGCAGGAGCACCCCCTGGTGATGAAGGACAGAGTTGCTCTGTTTGGTCTCTCCTTAGGCGTGTCTATCGCCCTCAACTTGGCAGCCTACTCCAAAGACATCAGC CCCAGAtgctgtgtgtgtatcagtgggaGTCACATCCACCGGGTCAACCAGGCTTTCAGCAAATTGTTTAGAAAGATGAACAA GGATAGGTATAAGATCCGATTTGATGAAGAGGGCCGTTTGGTCGGGAGAGACATCATTCTGCCTATCCCAACCGACCTTGGAGAGAAAGTGGAT ATGGGGAGGATAAAGTGTCCATTGATGTTGGTCGTCGGGGAGGATGATCAGAACTTGGCGACAGTGGAGTCTGCTAAGGAc ATGACCCAGATGATGTGTGCAGCGGGTAACGAGCACCTGCTGACCATTCTGCAATACCCTGATGCTGGACACCTCATTGAGCCGCCCTACGCACCCCACTTCAGAGCCAGCAACTTCATAATGCAGCAAACACGACAGAAAG TGATGGTGTTGTGGGGAGGGTACACCAAGCCGCATGCCGATGCTCAGGAAGACTTTTGGGAAAAGAGCCTTAGCTTCCTACGGCAACACCTCTACCCCAGCCCCGACTCTGTCCCTAAGGCCAAGCTGTGA